From a region of the Gossypium raimondii isolate GPD5lz chromosome 10, ASM2569854v1, whole genome shotgun sequence genome:
- the LOC105777428 gene encoding uncharacterized protein LOC105777428 isoform X1, producing the protein MMIPKRKKWTEAEEKTLIDKYGEMVADGTLAKMKTREKKYKPIACYVNSVHHVRDSIAYPWQWSWKDVSTKVQNMRHQYLLVKQKIKRPDAVVNNPVGGECNGDDDFDWLEGLTHWSNFLRYKEVFGDVAVSYNSTNNNNSNNSSDTMAVVNEERENRGGFIGGSGMEIVEFGKMGQSGDGDFVGIDGGENGVLGLGFEYDGEEGEGNYNGNDQVREEGDDALLYEEVEPNGSNLKKKRKVLKGLEKKAFGFLVNQLGQLRVLEARFEQRDAERERERKRKESVRLELEKEWERKLEEREKGREEREKAREKLRMQRIHEWEAMEKQSEEKERKRKEVDSIQESEWEERMNRKKSEWKTRMDEMLNQHRAEMNQMQTRFLHEQQNLTSQLLGIVSQWTGHPAGLSDHTAASNHYLSQMMQNLHHVNGMVHGDDRVDGDNQDDQFIVDG; encoded by the coding sequence ATGATGataccaaaaagaaagaaatggacCGAAGCTGAAGAGAAAACCCTAATTGATAAATATGGTGAAATGGTTGCTGATGGAACTCTTGCGAAAATGAAGACCcgagaaaagaaatataaaccTATTGCTTGTTATGTGAATTCTGTGCATCATGTACGTGACTCTATTGCATATCCATGGCAATGGTCATGGAAGGATGTCTCCACTAAGGTGCAAAATATGAGGCATcaatatttgcttgttaagcAAAAGATTAAGAGACCCGATGCAGTGGTCAATAATCCGGTGGGTGGAGAGTGTAACGGCGATGATGACTTCGATTGGTTAGAAGGGCTTACACATTGGTCGAATTTTTTGCGGTACAAGGAAGTATTTGGGGACGTGGCGGTTTCGTATAATAGtactaataacaataatagtaataatagtaGTGATACGATGGCAGTTGTGAATGAGGAAAGAGAAAACAGAGGGGGATTTATTGGAGGCAGTGGGATGGAGATTGTGGAGTTCGGGAAAATGGGTCAATCCGGAGATGGGGATTTTGTGGGGATTGACGGGGGAGAGAATGGGGTGTTAGGTTTGGGATTTGAGTATGACGGTGAAGAAGGAGAGGGGAATTATAATGGTAACGATCAAGTGAGGGAGGAGGGAGATGATGCTTTGTTGTATGAGGAAGTGGAACCGAATGggtcaaatttgaaaaagaaaaggaaagtttTGAAGGGATTGGAGAAGAAGGCATTCGGGTTTCTAGTGAACCAGTTGGGGCAGTTAAGGGTATTGGAGGCTCGGTTTGAGCAACGTGATGCAGAGAGAGAGCgggagaggaaaagaaaagagagtgTTCGATTGGAGCTTGAGAAAGAATGGGAAAGAAAGttggaagaaagagaaaagggGAGGGAAGAAAGAGAGAAGGCTAGGGAGAAGCTGAGAATGCAGAGAATTCATGAGTGGGAAGCTATGGAAAAGCAAagtgaagagaaagaaagaaaaagaaaagaagtggaTTCGATACAAGAGAGCGAATGGGAGGAGAGGATGAATAGAAAGAAATCGGAATGGAAGACGAGGATGGATGAAATGTTAAATCAGCACAGAGCAGAAATGAACCAGATGCAGACTCGTTTTCTTCACGAGCAACAAAATCTTACTAGCCAGTTGCTTGGGATTGTTTCTCAATGGACCGGTCATCCAGCAGGGCTTTCGGACCATACTGCTGCCAGCAACCATTATCTTTCACAGATGATGCAAAATTTGCACCATGTGAACGGTATGGTGCATGGAGATGACAGGGTTGATGGAGATAATCAAGATGACCAATTCATTGTTGATGGATAA
- the LOC105777428 gene encoding uncharacterized protein LOC105777428 isoform X2 — protein MVADGTLAKMKTREKKYKPIACYVNSVHHVRDSIAYPWQWSWKDVSTKVQNMRHQYLLVKQKIKRPDAVVNNPVGGECNGDDDFDWLEGLTHWSNFLRYKEVFGDVAVSYNSTNNNNSNNSSDTMAVVNEERENRGGFIGGSGMEIVEFGKMGQSGDGDFVGIDGGENGVLGLGFEYDGEEGEGNYNGNDQVREEGDDALLYEEVEPNGSNLKKKRKVLKGLEKKAFGFLVNQLGQLRVLEARFEQRDAERERERKRKESVRLELEKEWERKLEEREKGREEREKAREKLRMQRIHEWEAMEKQSEEKERKRKEVDSIQESEWEERMNRKKSEWKTRMDEMLNQHRAEMNQMQTRFLHEQQNLTSQLLGIVSQWTGHPAGLSDHTAASNHYLSQMMQNLHHVNGMVHGDDRVDGDNQDDQFIVDG, from the coding sequence ATGGTTGCTGATGGAACTCTTGCGAAAATGAAGACCcgagaaaagaaatataaaccTATTGCTTGTTATGTGAATTCTGTGCATCATGTACGTGACTCTATTGCATATCCATGGCAATGGTCATGGAAGGATGTCTCCACTAAGGTGCAAAATATGAGGCATcaatatttgcttgttaagcAAAAGATTAAGAGACCCGATGCAGTGGTCAATAATCCGGTGGGTGGAGAGTGTAACGGCGATGATGACTTCGATTGGTTAGAAGGGCTTACACATTGGTCGAATTTTTTGCGGTACAAGGAAGTATTTGGGGACGTGGCGGTTTCGTATAATAGtactaataacaataatagtaataatagtaGTGATACGATGGCAGTTGTGAATGAGGAAAGAGAAAACAGAGGGGGATTTATTGGAGGCAGTGGGATGGAGATTGTGGAGTTCGGGAAAATGGGTCAATCCGGAGATGGGGATTTTGTGGGGATTGACGGGGGAGAGAATGGGGTGTTAGGTTTGGGATTTGAGTATGACGGTGAAGAAGGAGAGGGGAATTATAATGGTAACGATCAAGTGAGGGAGGAGGGAGATGATGCTTTGTTGTATGAGGAAGTGGAACCGAATGggtcaaatttgaaaaagaaaaggaaagtttTGAAGGGATTGGAGAAGAAGGCATTCGGGTTTCTAGTGAACCAGTTGGGGCAGTTAAGGGTATTGGAGGCTCGGTTTGAGCAACGTGATGCAGAGAGAGAGCgggagaggaaaagaaaagagagtgTTCGATTGGAGCTTGAGAAAGAATGGGAAAGAAAGttggaagaaagagaaaagggGAGGGAAGAAAGAGAGAAGGCTAGGGAGAAGCTGAGAATGCAGAGAATTCATGAGTGGGAAGCTATGGAAAAGCAAagtgaagagaaagaaagaaaaagaaaagaagtggaTTCGATACAAGAGAGCGAATGGGAGGAGAGGATGAATAGAAAGAAATCGGAATGGAAGACGAGGATGGATGAAATGTTAAATCAGCACAGAGCAGAAATGAACCAGATGCAGACTCGTTTTCTTCACGAGCAACAAAATCTTACTAGCCAGTTGCTTGGGATTGTTTCTCAATGGACCGGTCATCCAGCAGGGCTTTCGGACCATACTGCTGCCAGCAACCATTATCTTTCACAGATGATGCAAAATTTGCACCATGTGAACGGTATGGTGCATGGAGATGACAGGGTTGATGGAGATAATCAAGATGACCAATTCATTGTTGATGGATAA